A window of the Bacteroides thetaiotaomicron VPI-5482 genome harbors these coding sequences:
- a CDS encoding GNAT family N-acetyltransferase, which produces MQTYIETSRLILRDWKEEDIPAFARMNADPHVMEFFLHPLTPEESLAFYHRIQNEFQTCGFGLYAVERKEDHAFMGYTGLHQITFDVDFAPGIEIGWRLAHEYWGRGYAPEAATACLEYARKSLDIKELFSFTSLPNQRSERVMQKIGMERVREFGHPLVPAEHPLHRHVLYYIDLRKHSS; this is translated from the coding sequence ATGCAGACTTACATAGAAACATCCCGTTTAATTCTCCGCGATTGGAAGGAAGAAGATATTCCGGCTTTTGCCCGCATGAACGCCGACCCTCATGTTATGGAATTTTTTCTCCATCCGCTGACTCCGGAAGAATCACTTGCTTTTTATCACCGTATCCAAAATGAGTTTCAGACCTGTGGCTTTGGCTTGTATGCTGTAGAACGTAAAGAAGATCATGCTTTTATGGGATATACCGGACTGCATCAGATCACATTTGACGTTGATTTTGCTCCGGGTATAGAAATCGGCTGGCGATTGGCGCACGAATATTGGGGACGTGGTTATGCTCCGGAAGCAGCAACCGCTTGTTTGGAGTATGCTCGTAAGAGTTTAGATATCAAAGAATTGTTCTCGTTTACTTCTCTTCCCAACCAACGTTCGGAAAGGGTGATGCAGAAAATAGGGATGGAACGGGTTAGAGAATTTGGTCATCCGCTTGTTCCGGCTGAGCATCCGTTACATAGACACGTGTTGTATTACATAGATTTAAGAAAGCATTCATCGTAA